In one Gemmatimonadaceae bacterium genomic region, the following are encoded:
- a CDS encoding four helix bundle protein has translation CEREWHRRSRIDAISWLMKSDDPLRVLDAARQFDHLITEMTQRLPRRTPSGLRAQLSEAAQSISALLAEGFGRQTTAEKIHYSRMANGSVEESQDYLRKCINERLIDRKAFFKLWNLSVVVGRMILSLIAHYERSPERKPT, from the coding sequence TTGTGAGCGCGAATGGCACCGGCGCTCTCGCATCGATGCCATATCGTGGCTCATGAAGAGCGACGACCCGCTCAGAGTTCTCGATGCCGCCCGGCAATTTGACCATCTCATAACGGAGATGACGCAGCGGCTTCCGCGGCGCACGCCATCGGGACTGCGCGCGCAATTGTCGGAGGCAGCGCAATCAATTAGTGCGCTGCTCGCTGAGGGGTTTGGACGCCAAACGACTGCGGAGAAAATCCACTACTCGCGAATGGCAAACGGATCCGTGGAGGAGAGTCAGGACTACTTACGAAAGTGCATCAACGAACGCCTTATCGATCGTAAGGCGTTTTTCAAGCTCTGGAATCTGTCTGTAGTCGTCGGGCGAATGATCCTGTCTCTCATCGCCCATTACGAGCGAAGCCCGGAGCGCAAACCGACCTAG
- a CDS encoding PadR family transcriptional regulator → MPDANVSLLQGSLDLLVLKTLSWQPMHGFGIARWIQRLTDDALQVEEGSLYPALYRLEQRGLVKSEWRLTENNRRAKYYRLTTTGKRRLAEEADTWQRFTVAVGKVLQATEQPA, encoded by the coding sequence ATGCCGGACGCGAATGTGAGCTTGTTGCAGGGGAGCCTCGACCTGCTCGTTCTCAAGACCCTCTCCTGGCAGCCGATGCACGGTTTCGGGATCGCGCGTTGGATCCAACGGCTCACCGACGACGCGCTCCAGGTGGAGGAGGGCTCGCTCTACCCCGCGCTCTACCGGCTCGAGCAGCGCGGACTCGTCAAGTCCGAGTGGCGGCTCACCGAGAACAATCGCCGCGCGAAGTATTACCGCCTCACGACAACCGGGAAGCGGCGTCTCGCCGAGGAAGCCGATACCTGGCAGCGATTCACCGTGGCGGTCGGGAAAGTGCTGCAGGCGACGGAGCAGCCGGCCTAA
- a CDS encoding ABC transporter permease, protein MGAVDPTPAWRRYLRFWQSNPRADVAEELRFHLESAIAEYVAGGMSLDAARAEAMRRFGDVDAITITLHALSHQQERTMEWRDRLETLRSDVRFALRQLRKSPAFTLVAVLTLALGIGANSAIFSIVYSVLLAPLPYAHADRLLDVRERHDARDTDGMVVTFGNYGAWRERVKSFDAFGAYSFGGFTLTGAGDPRQIQVLRVTADYWKALYIPPAIGHYFGNADDVPGAPNVIVLAHDFWWSTFNGDSSIVDRSITLSGEPYTVLGVASAEYPPPRRAGWIPLRITSSQLLEHADHELGVVGLVRDGITTERAVAELTQVETDLAKMYPNSNFDGGIIATPLRDSVVGPVQSLLLILLGAVGLVLLIACVNIANLLLARAAVRRKEIAVRSALGASRSRIIVQLLIESLLLAFGGAIVSFAVAAAGMRFLVRHNPLGVPRLQDAAINGPVLAFAIVLALVCGIGFGLLPAVRASRLDLQQTLRDGMRSDATTLRNRLRATLVVAQISLAMVLLIGAGLLVRSAILLQRVDPGFDSHNLLTAGINLPDARYRSDTAAAERLNEILSAVSSVPGVASAAYVSLMPIAASGSDCNWRREGSTEQDGAFNANGRVATPSYFETLRIPLLRGRMFGSADGSDAPRVGAINRRLAHKLFGDEDPIGRRITCAPVTSTKPTWVTVVGVTRDLHARGLADEIRDEVYMPATQNSRRDMTLVVRGSVPVSTLAPAIRRAVSVQDPLLPVPMMTMDEVIDRSLATPKFTSQLLSALGALGLVLAVIGIYGVIAYFVAQRTNEIGIRMALGADTGRVIGMVVRQGVMLAAIGIAIGSVVSLLVTGMLGQLLFGVTARDPLTFVVVAVVIAVVSLAASFLPARRAAHIDPLEALRTP, encoded by the coding sequence ATGGGCGCCGTGGATCCCACGCCGGCGTGGCGTCGGTACCTGCGCTTCTGGCAGTCGAATCCCCGCGCCGACGTCGCCGAGGAGTTGCGCTTTCACCTCGAGTCGGCCATCGCCGAGTATGTCGCTGGCGGCATGAGTCTGGACGCGGCACGCGCTGAAGCGATGCGCCGCTTCGGCGACGTCGACGCAATTACCATTACCCTGCACGCCCTGAGCCACCAGCAGGAGCGAACGATGGAATGGAGAGACCGGCTGGAGACGTTACGGTCCGATGTGCGCTTCGCCCTTCGCCAGCTGCGCAAGTCGCCGGCGTTCACGCTCGTCGCGGTGCTGACGCTCGCCCTCGGGATCGGCGCCAACAGCGCGATCTTCAGCATTGTCTACAGCGTGCTGCTCGCGCCGCTGCCGTATGCGCACGCCGACCGGCTGCTCGACGTGCGCGAACGTCACGATGCTCGCGACACGGATGGGATGGTCGTGACATTCGGGAACTACGGCGCCTGGCGCGAGCGCGTGAAATCCTTCGACGCCTTCGGAGCGTACAGCTTTGGCGGCTTCACCCTCACCGGCGCCGGCGATCCGCGCCAGATCCAGGTGCTCCGAGTCACGGCCGATTACTGGAAGGCGCTCTACATCCCGCCGGCGATCGGCCACTACTTCGGCAACGCCGACGACGTTCCGGGCGCGCCGAACGTGATCGTGTTGGCACACGATTTCTGGTGGTCGACGTTCAACGGCGATTCGTCGATCGTTGACCGAAGCATCACGCTGAGCGGCGAGCCCTACACCGTGCTCGGCGTCGCGTCCGCGGAGTACCCTCCACCGCGGCGTGCTGGCTGGATCCCGCTTCGGATAACGTCATCACAGTTGCTGGAGCATGCGGACCACGAGCTCGGCGTCGTCGGCCTCGTCCGCGACGGCATAACGACGGAGCGCGCCGTCGCCGAGCTCACGCAGGTCGAGACCGACCTCGCGAAGATGTATCCGAACTCCAATTTCGACGGCGGCATCATCGCGACGCCGCTGCGGGACTCAGTGGTCGGTCCGGTGCAGTCGCTGCTTCTCATTCTGCTCGGCGCGGTCGGCCTGGTATTGCTCATCGCGTGCGTCAATATCGCCAACCTACTGCTCGCGCGTGCCGCGGTGCGGCGCAAGGAGATTGCCGTGCGCAGCGCGTTAGGCGCCAGCCGATCGCGCATCATCGTGCAGCTGCTCATCGAAAGCCTCCTCCTCGCCTTCGGCGGCGCAATTGTGAGCTTTGCCGTCGCCGCAGCCGGGATGCGCTTTCTGGTACGGCACAATCCGTTGGGCGTGCCGCGACTGCAGGATGCCGCGATCAACGGCCCGGTGCTGGCGTTTGCGATCGTCCTCGCGTTGGTGTGCGGAATTGGATTCGGATTGCTCCCGGCGGTGCGCGCATCGCGCCTCGACCTGCAGCAGACGCTGCGCGACGGCATGCGCAGCGACGCTACGACATTGCGCAATCGCCTGCGCGCCACGCTTGTCGTCGCTCAAATCTCGCTTGCGATGGTTTTGCTCATCGGCGCGGGACTGCTCGTGCGGAGCGCGATACTGCTGCAACGCGTCGATCCGGGCTTCGATTCGCATAACCTGCTCACTGCCGGCATCAATCTCCCCGACGCGCGCTACCGATCCGACACGGCGGCGGCCGAGCGATTGAACGAGATTCTCAGCGCGGTGTCGTCGGTGCCGGGCGTAGCGTCGGCCGCATATGTCTCGCTGATGCCGATCGCCGCTTCCGGGAGCGACTGCAATTGGCGGCGGGAAGGAAGCACGGAGCAGGACGGCGCCTTCAATGCGAACGGACGCGTTGCGACGCCGAGCTACTTCGAGACGCTGCGCATTCCTCTGCTTCGCGGCCGGATGTTCGGCTCCGCCGACGGTTCCGACGCGCCGAGGGTCGGGGCGATCAATCGCCGGCTCGCCCACAAGCTCTTCGGCGACGAGGATCCGATTGGGCGGCGCATCACCTGCGCACCGGTGACGTCGACAAAACCGACCTGGGTGACGGTCGTCGGTGTGACGCGCGATCTACACGCGAGGGGCCTCGCTGACGAGATACGCGACGAAGTGTACATGCCGGCGACGCAGAATAGCCGGCGCGACATGACGCTCGTCGTGAGAGGATCGGTTCCCGTGAGCACGCTGGCGCCGGCCATTCGCCGCGCCGTGTCGGTCCAGGATCCGTTGTTGCCGGTGCCGATGATGACGATGGACGAGGTCATCGACCGGAGTCTCGCGACGCCGAAGTTCACGTCGCAGCTCCTTTCCGCGTTAGGCGCACTGGGGCTCGTGCTCGCGGTGATCGGTATCTACGGCGTGATCGCGTACTTCGTCGCGCAACGGACGAACGAGATCGGTATTCGCATGGCGCTCGGCGCCGACACCGGGCGTGTCATCGGCATGGTCGTTCGGCAAGGCGTCATGCTCGCCGCGATCGGTATCGCGATCGGCAGCGTGGTCTCACTGCTCGTCACGGGGATGCTCGGACAGTTGTTGTTCGGGGTGACGGCTCGCGACCCGCTGACATTCGTCGTGGTGGCGGTGGTGATTGCGGTGGTCTCTCTCGCGGCGAGCTTCCTTCCAGCCCGTCGCGCGGCGCACATCGATCCGTTGGAGGCGCTCCGCACGCCGTGA